The DNA window CCTTCTCTCCATTTATCATAACGCAccaatactactaataatactaTAATGCATAAACTATGACTTCTTTTGTCGGTGTATTACTGTGTTCTCTCtgtataatgtgttttttttttcacaacagTAAATCATCAAAGTTTGAGAAGTACACAGAGAGCAAGTTGTTCGCCCAGTTTGACAAAGGCATTGAGTCAGTGGACAAAATCTCTGTCAAGTTCTCCACTAAGAACCTGCTTAAGTCCAAATATAAGCTTCGTGTTCTGCGAATCCGTCTCACGCATCTGGAACTCAAGAAAACGTAagcaacatatttttttaaatgcaatatCTTATTAATTTGACCTACTTGAGCCGTAATTTCCGTCATTCTTATAGTCGAATTAATCTTTTCTCCCAGCTCTATTAACAGTTATACGTGATCTCTATGTTACAGGGCTCTCTGTCGATATGACATCCTTCTTGAGGACAACACAGAGGTCACATTCAGGCCGATTACCTGTGAAGAATTCAACTTCTGAGGCACAATCAAACCTTGTGTCAGAAACTTTACTGTGTGTTCTGAGGCTGTCAGCTGCCTtgcacaggaaaacaaaaaggaaaagagaaaagaaatcacatGGCAGCCAAAAATTTACTTACAAATTCAATGTGATATACcggtgtatatactgtatatgtgtttttaagagaaaatatatattatatgtgtgtttgtctgggaAAGGGACTGTATTTGACTTTCACTCCTGGTTAAAATCTGAGCCATTTTAAACAATGTAAATTCATTCGTcctcaatttttaaaaaacaaaaacaaaaatactctgTCCTTTTGTTCATTCAGCAGTCtcacaaaaaagtaaatgaaatgaCCTAACCtaagtattttttaatgttatataagtatgtgtatataatatttatatgttttactctttttaaCTCAAGCatagaaaaatatttatcagataTGGGTTCAACAGGATATTTAAACATAGTTCTTTTTGTCAAATCAGGATCTCATGTCTCCGATGTTGATTTCAGTCATTTAGACATGTGCTTCTTCATACGCTGAATCTCCATCTGCAACAAAACACCACAAAACAAACCATGAGAGTACTTTCTAACATTGAATCTAATGTTCTCAGCTCAGAAAACACAGATTCCACTGTTCTTCGTTTCTTTCGAGTTTCACCTGTAAAGTCAAGCGGATCCTTTTCTCCTCATCCAGCTCGTTCATCAGCAGTTTGATTTCTTTGCTGGAAAAACCAAATATTGTCACATTAGTTCAGCAAAACCAAATGATGGGGTGCAGGGATGGGACAGGCGGGCCATTTAACACAGATTTTGAACATAGATTAGAGCGACAAAGCCGTACTTGTGCTGACTCTTCATCTGCTCAAACTGGTCCCTCAGGTCCCTCAGCTCcgtctgcagctcatccaggtTCGCTGACGTGTGTGTTGCTGGATGTCTGCTCGGCCGGGGGTCGGACCTGAGGCCCGGGGGCAGCACAGCAGAGAGAGCCTTTGGtaacagagaggagaaggatgGGATGGGCTCACTTTTTGGTGCCGCTGCCTGTAGAGAATAACCCAACATTATTATTTGACAGAAATCTGAGATAATAATTacaagtatttttttctctttacgcTCACCGGCAGGGCAGAGCCATTGTGACTTGCTTCCTGACAGTTTTCTTTTAGTGTTGAAGCATCCAGCTCTTCActcaggttttcttttctttccttctccatCATGAGTGTTGCCTGTAAGTTGAGTCTAGTTTGAGATGTCTGATAAGTAAAGTACATctaaattctattctaaatatataaaacaaatgtcccAGAGTTTGGTGCTCTCCAAAGAAACTATTGAAACAAATTATTCTagtgaaaagtgaaatgaataTTAAATACAGGGTGAGaatcttctgctgtgtgtgtcagtgtgtgtcagagaggcaGCTCAGAGAAGTTAAATTTACCTCAAGGacagatgaaacacaaacagaccagACCACACACTCAGCTGAGTTACAATGGTATGTAAGTGGTTAATGTAACATTGCTCTGGTTGGAttctaaatatataatttcaaaTGTATACTTCCCAGAGTCTGAAGCTCTGACTGTAACCTCCCATCCCTTGCACCAGCTATCTGCTCATTCAGCTTCTCCGCCACTGACGCAATAGAGGCAAACTCCTCAGTGTCTTTGAGAGAAACGGAGaattaatgttaaagaaaaatccTCTTAGGACTAATTCAAACCCATCGTTATAGAATATATCGGCCCAATTCTAAAGAATACAGTAACATCCATTCTTTTCAAGCATGCAGCACGGTAGCATTTTATTTCTCATGACTTTGCCACAGATGAAACAGCAGTATGGTTGAGAGGCTTACCAGGAATGAGGGCTGAGCTGTAGCTGCCCATGAG is part of the Paralichthys olivaceus isolate ysfri-2021 chromosome 15, ASM2471397v2, whole genome shotgun sequence genome and encodes:
- the LOC109628843 gene encoding SH3 domain-containing kinase-binding protein 1 → MGSYSSALIPDTEEFASIASVAEKLNEQIAGARDGRLQSELQTLATLMMEKERKENLSEELDASTLKENCQEASHNGSALPAAAPKSEPIPSFSSLLPKALSAVLPPGLRSDPRPSRHPATHTSANLDELQTELRDLRDQFEQMKSQHNKEIKLLMNELDEEKRIRLTLQMEIQRMKKHMSK